Proteins from a genomic interval of Stenotrophomonas sp. 24(2023):
- a CDS encoding potassium transporter Kup, with translation MSSSSTPHDAAHGGHGHGKGASGLALMVGAIGVVFGDIGTSPLYTLKEAFSPHYGLNSDHDTVLGVLSLAFWALNIVVTLKYVTIIMRADNDGEGGIMALMALTQRTMRRGSRSAYVVGILGIFGASLFFGDGVITPAISVLGAVEGLEVAAPALHAFIVPITVAVLLAVFAVQRFGTEKIGKAFGPITSIWFISLAAIGIYNIIDSPEVLKAFNPWWAIRFFMEHSWHGIFILGAVVLAVTGGEALYADMGHFGAKPIRHAWYFFVLPCLVLNYLGQGALVLNHPEALKNPFFEAVPSWALYPMIVLATMAAVIASQSVITGAFSVSRQAMQLGYIPRMRITHTSHDTIGQIYIPGINWGIAVMVIGLVLAFRSSSNLAVAYGISVSATMLIDTLLLALVARALWPRSRWWILPLCVVFFIIDVGFVVANGAKLLQGAWFPVVLGIMLFTLMRTWRRGRALLRDEIRKDGIRLDTFLPGLMLAPPVRVPGTAVFLTADPTVAPHALMHNLKHNKVLHERNVFLHVETLPIPYAMEGQRLKIESIGDEFYRVYVRFGFMETPDVPLALMRSCDHGGIYFDPMDTTFFASRETIVATANRGMPIWRDKLFALMHRNAAPATGFFRIPGNRLVELGAQVEI, from the coding sequence ATGTCCAGCAGTTCCACCCCGCACGATGCCGCCCATGGCGGCCACGGACACGGAAAGGGCGCAAGCGGCCTGGCCCTGATGGTCGGTGCCATCGGCGTGGTCTTCGGTGACATCGGCACCAGCCCGCTGTACACCCTGAAGGAAGCGTTCTCGCCGCACTACGGCCTCAACAGCGACCATGACACCGTGCTGGGCGTGCTGTCGCTGGCGTTCTGGGCGCTGAACATCGTGGTCACCCTGAAGTACGTGACCATCATCATGCGCGCCGACAATGATGGCGAGGGCGGCATCATGGCGCTGATGGCGCTGACCCAGCGCACGATGCGCCGCGGGTCGCGCTCGGCGTACGTGGTCGGCATCCTGGGCATCTTCGGGGCCTCGCTGTTCTTCGGCGACGGGGTGATCACCCCGGCCATTTCCGTGCTGGGCGCGGTGGAAGGCCTGGAAGTGGCCGCCCCGGCCCTGCATGCGTTCATCGTGCCGATCACCGTGGCCGTGCTGCTGGCGGTGTTCGCCGTGCAGCGCTTCGGCACCGAGAAGATCGGCAAGGCGTTCGGCCCGATCACCTCGATCTGGTTCATTTCCCTGGCCGCCATCGGCATCTACAACATCATCGATTCGCCGGAAGTGCTCAAGGCGTTCAACCCGTGGTGGGCGATCCGCTTCTTCATGGAGCACAGCTGGCACGGCATCTTCATCCTCGGCGCGGTGGTGCTGGCCGTGACCGGTGGCGAGGCGCTGTACGCGGACATGGGCCACTTCGGTGCCAAGCCGATCCGCCACGCCTGGTATTTCTTCGTGCTGCCGTGCCTGGTGCTGAACTACCTGGGGCAGGGCGCGCTGGTGCTCAACCACCCCGAAGCGCTGAAGAACCCGTTCTTCGAAGCGGTGCCGTCGTGGGCGCTGTACCCGATGATCGTGCTGGCCACGATGGCGGCGGTGATCGCCTCGCAGTCGGTCATCACCGGCGCGTTCTCGGTCTCGCGCCAGGCCATGCAGCTGGGCTACATCCCGCGCATGCGCATCACCCACACCTCGCACGACACCATCGGCCAGATCTACATCCCGGGCATCAACTGGGGCATCGCGGTGATGGTGATCGGCCTGGTGCTGGCCTTCCGCAGCTCGTCCAACCTGGCCGTGGCCTACGGCATCTCGGTGTCGGCGACGATGCTGATCGACACCCTGCTGCTGGCGCTGGTGGCACGTGCGCTGTGGCCGCGCTCGCGCTGGTGGATCCTGCCGCTGTGCGTGGTGTTCTTCATCATCGATGTAGGCTTCGTGGTCGCCAACGGCGCCAAGCTGCTGCAGGGCGCCTGGTTCCCGGTGGTGCTGGGCATCATGCTGTTCACCCTGATGCGTACCTGGCGCCGTGGCCGCGCATTGCTGCGCGATGAGATCCGCAAGGATGGCATCCGCCTGGACACCTTCCTGCCGGGCCTGATGCTGGCACCGCCGGTGCGCGTACCGGGTACGGCCGTGTTCCTCACCGCCGATCCCACCGTGGCCCCGCATGCACTGATGCACAACCTCAAGCACAACAAGGTGCTGCACGAGCGCAACGTGTTCCTGCACGTGGAAACCCTGCCCATTCCCTATGCGATGGAAGGGCAGCGGTTGAAGATCGAATCGATCGGTGACGAGTTCTACCGCGTCTACGTGCGCTTCGGCTTCATGGAGACCCCGGACGTGCCGCTGGCGCTGATGCGCTCGTGTGACCACGGCGGCATCTACTTCGACCCGATGGACACCACGTTCTTCGCCAGCCGCGAAACCATCGTGGCCACCGCCAACCGTGGCATGCCGATCTGGCGCGACAAGCTGTTCGCGCTGATGCACCGCAATGCCGCCCCCGCGACCGGGTTCTTCCGGATTCCGGGCAATCGCCTGGTCGAACTGGGCGCCCAGGTGGAGATCTGA
- the ruvA gene encoding Holliday junction branch migration protein RuvA encodes MIGRLRGIVAYKAPPWLVVDVNGVGYELEAPMSTFYDLPELGREVTLYTHYSQKEDSVSLYGFLREGERRLFRDVQKVSGIGAKIALAVLSGVSVEEFARMVQAGDITALTRIPGIGKKTAERMVLELRDRAAQFGAGGALPTGSGPAPADPLADATVALQQLGYKPAEAARMARDAFSEGDEVATVIRKALQSALR; translated from the coding sequence ATGATCGGTCGACTGCGCGGGATCGTCGCCTACAAGGCGCCGCCGTGGCTGGTGGTGGATGTGAACGGGGTCGGGTACGAGCTGGAGGCGCCGATGAGCACCTTCTACGACCTGCCCGAGCTGGGCCGCGAGGTCACCCTGTATACCCACTATTCGCAGAAGGAAGACAGCGTGTCGCTGTACGGCTTCCTGCGCGAGGGTGAGCGCCGGCTGTTCCGCGATGTGCAGAAGGTCAGCGGCATCGGCGCGAAGATCGCGCTGGCCGTGCTGTCCGGCGTCAGCGTGGAGGAATTCGCGCGCATGGTGCAGGCCGGCGACATCACCGCGCTGACCCGCATTCCGGGCATCGGCAAGAAGACCGCCGAGCGCATGGTGCTGGAGCTGCGTGACCGCGCCGCGCAGTTCGGTGCCGGCGGCGCGCTGCCCACCGGCAGTGGCCCGGCCCCGGCCGACCCGCTGGCCGACGCCACCGTGGCCCTGCAGCAGCTGGGCTACAAGCCGGCCGAGGCCGCGCGCATGGCGCGCGATGCCTTCAGCGAGGGCGACGAAGTAGCGACCGTCATCCGCAAGGCCCTGCAGTCGGCGCTGCGCTGA
- the ruvC gene encoding crossover junction endodeoxyribonuclease RuvC has protein sequence MTRILGIDPGSQRTGVGIIDVDAAGRVSHVHHQPLVLLGADDFPQRMKLLVLGLADLCREYQPQEVAIEKVFMARNPDSALKLGQARGAAISAVVLRDLPVHEYAASEIKLAVVGRGGAEKQQVQHMVGLMLNLKTKLQADAADALAVAITHAHVRATANRLGLSARQAWGRK, from the coding sequence ATGACCCGCATCCTGGGCATCGACCCCGGTTCGCAGCGGACCGGGGTCGGCATCATCGATGTGGATGCGGCCGGCCGGGTCAGCCATGTGCACCACCAGCCGCTGGTGCTGCTGGGGGCCGATGACTTCCCGCAGCGCATGAAGCTGCTGGTGCTGGGCCTGGCCGACCTGTGCCGGGAATACCAGCCGCAGGAAGTGGCCATCGAGAAGGTGTTCATGGCCCGCAACCCCGATTCGGCGCTGAAGCTGGGCCAGGCCCGTGGCGCGGCCATTTCGGCGGTGGTGCTGCGCGACCTGCCGGTGCACGAGTACGCGGCCAGTGAAATCAAGCTGGCCGTGGTCGGGCGCGGCGGTGCGGAAAAACAACAGGTCCAACACATGGTCGGGCTCATGCTCAACCTGAAAACCAAGCTGCAGGCCGACGCGGCCGACGCGTTGGCCGTGGCCATCACCCACGCCCACGTACGGGCGACGGCCAACCGCCTGGGGCTCAGTGCCCGCCAGGCGTGGGGCCGCAAATGA
- a CDS encoding YebC/PmpR family DNA-binding transcriptional regulator, with translation MGRGPSIEARKNASDAKRGKIFTKIIREIGVAARGGGGDPNNNPRLRVAMDKGLAVNMSKDVIERAIKKATGELEGVDYEEVRYEGYAPGGVAVIVDCLTDNRVRTVADVRHAFSKCGGNMGTEGSVAFMFKRLGVLSFAPGANEEAITEAAIEAGADDIVVYPDDGSIDVVTAPDAFNAVKDAMAAAGHVADHAEITFRADNDIKVEGDVALQVRKLLDMLEDLDDVQDVYSNAELGADAYA, from the coding sequence ATGGGTAGAGGCCCCTCCATCGAAGCCCGCAAGAACGCGTCCGACGCGAAGCGTGGCAAGATTTTCACCAAGATCATCCGTGAGATCGGCGTGGCCGCGCGCGGCGGTGGAGGCGACCCCAACAACAACCCGCGCCTGCGCGTGGCCATGGACAAGGGCCTGGCCGTGAACATGTCCAAGGACGTGATCGAACGTGCCATCAAGAAGGCCACCGGTGAACTGGAAGGCGTGGATTACGAGGAAGTGCGCTACGAGGGCTATGCCCCCGGTGGCGTGGCCGTCATCGTGGACTGCCTGACCGACAACCGCGTGCGTACCGTGGCCGATGTCCGCCATGCGTTCAGCAAGTGCGGCGGCAACATGGGCACCGAAGGCTCGGTGGCGTTCATGTTCAAGCGCCTGGGCGTGCTCAGCTTCGCCCCGGGGGCCAATGAAGAGGCCATCACCGAGGCGGCCATCGAGGCCGGTGCCGATGACATCGTGGTCTACCCCGATGACGGCTCGATCGATGTGGTTACCGCGCCTGACGCGTTCAACGCGGTGAAGGATGCGATGGCCGCCGCCGGCCACGTGGCCGACCATGCGGAAATCACCTTCCGCGCGGACAACGACATCAAGGTCGAGGGCGATGTGGCCCTGCAGGTCAGGAAGCTGCTGGACATGCTCGAAGACCTGGACGACGTGCAGGACGTGTACTCCAACGCCGAACTCGGCGCCGACGCCTACGCCTGA
- a CDS encoding alpha/beta hydrolase yields MTPPVLLLHGIWNARAWVGPLAWRLRVQGFQVHAFGYSSVFGGPDKAVPQLLARLADSGPVSLVGHSLGGLVALEALRQQPTLPVQRVVCLGSPLRGSGTARSLSEHGWGMALGRSGDLLLDGLPDWHGRAQVGLIAGSVPHGLGSLLGAIGEASDGTVALEETRLPGLADHCVVRSSHSGLVVSPDAARQTAHFLRHGQFDHSRDAAAA; encoded by the coding sequence ATGACTCCCCCCGTTCTGTTGTTGCATGGCATCTGGAATGCCCGCGCCTGGGTCGGCCCGTTGGCCTGGCGCCTGCGCGTGCAGGGGTTCCAGGTTCATGCGTTCGGCTATTCGAGCGTGTTCGGGGGGCCGGACAAGGCCGTGCCGCAGTTGCTGGCGCGGCTGGCCGACAGTGGCCCGGTGTCGCTTGTGGGCCATAGCCTGGGCGGGCTGGTGGCGCTGGAGGCACTGCGCCAGCAGCCGACGCTGCCGGTGCAGCGGGTGGTCTGCCTGGGCTCGCCGTTGCGTGGCAGCGGCACCGCCCGGTCGTTGTCCGAGCACGGCTGGGGCATGGCCCTGGGCCGCAGTGGCGACCTGCTGCTGGATGGCCTGCCGGACTGGCATGGCCGCGCCCAGGTCGGGTTGATCGCCGGTTCGGTGCCGCATGGGCTGGGCAGTCTGCTGGGTGCGATCGGCGAGGCGTCCGATGGCACGGTGGCGCTGGAGGAAACCCGGCTGCCGGGGCTGGCCGACCATTGCGTGGTGCGCAGCAGCCACAGCGGCCTGGTGGTGTCGCCCGATGCCGCCCGGCAGACCGCGCATTTCCTGCGCCACGGCCAGTTCGACCACAGCCGCGACGCCGCCGCGGCGTAG
- a CDS encoding GNAT family N-acetyltransferase: MYSIRRATVEDAPTLSALAARTFTETFGHLYPAQDLQAFLAEAYAVPRQEIILQHPDYAVWLLERDGQAIGHAAAGPCGLPHAGVQPGDGEIKRLYLVKDEQSCGWGSRLLETALAWLERDGPRPLWLGVWSENFGAQRFYARYGFEKAGEYLFPVGQVNDLEFILRRAPRPA; this comes from the coding sequence ATGTATTCCATCCGCCGGGCCACCGTGGAGGACGCGCCGACCCTGTCGGCGCTGGCCGCACGCACCTTCACCGAAACCTTCGGCCATCTCTATCCGGCCCAGGACCTGCAGGCCTTCCTTGCCGAGGCCTACGCCGTGCCGCGGCAGGAAATCATCCTGCAGCACCCGGACTATGCGGTGTGGCTGCTGGAGCGTGATGGCCAGGCCATCGGGCATGCGGCGGCGGGCCCGTGCGGCCTGCCGCATGCCGGGGTCCAGCCTGGCGATGGCGAGATCAAGCGCCTGTACCTGGTCAAGGATGAGCAGAGCTGCGGCTGGGGCAGCCGCCTGCTGGAAACCGCGCTGGCCTGGCTGGAACGCGACGGCCCGCGCCCGCTGTGGCTGGGCGTGTGGTCGGAAAACTTCGGTGCCCAGCGCTTCTACGCCCGCTACGGGTTTGAAAAGGCTGGCGAGTACCTGTTCCCGGTGGGCCAGGTGAACGATCTGGAATTCATCCTGCGCCGCGCACCGCGGCCGGCCTGA
- a CDS encoding DNA primase has translation MTEFAFSLEWEKLGNEGSDAALVTERARVFGGWLVRVGTSPAAMALTFVADGEGRWDGEDFGVEDYEDDEEEYDEDDEEEEGEDEEEYEEEDEEEAEDAPRA, from the coding sequence ATGACCGAGTTCGCGTTTTCGCTTGAGTGGGAAAAGCTGGGCAATGAAGGTTCCGATGCCGCCCTGGTGACCGAGCGCGCGCGCGTGTTCGGCGGCTGGCTGGTGCGGGTCGGTACGTCGCCGGCGGCCATGGCCCTGACCTTCGTCGCCGACGGCGAAGGCCGCTGGGATGGCGAGGACTTCGGTGTCGAGGACTACGAGGACGACGAAGAAGAGTACGACGAGGACGACGAGGAAGAAGAAGGCGAGGACGAGGAGGAGTACGAAGAGGAGGATGAGGAAGAAGCCGAGGACGCCCCGCGGGCCTGA
- the aspS gene encoding aspartate--tRNA ligase — MRTHFCGLVDETLIGQTVTLAGWTDVSRNQGGVCFIDLRDHEGIVQVTVEVDNAQVFAVAASLGYEDVLQVEGVVRARHAPNEKIRTGKVEVIATAITVLNKAEPLPFHAHENPGEETRLKYRYLDLRRPEMQRMQRTRIKLVQALRRHLDGQGFQDIETPILTKATPEGARDFLVPARMHPGEFYALPQSPQLFKQILMVAGFDRYYQIARCFRDEALRADRQLEFTQLDMEFAFVRERDVQDFVEGMIRAIFKEVVDVELDASFPRMTWAEAMRRYGSDKPDLRIALELVDVAELVKDSEFPVFTGPANDADGRVAALRIPGGAVLSRKQIDEYAAHAAKYGAKGLAYIKIADNGEVSSPIQKFFSEQAFAALVAHVGAGNGDIVFFGAGGYNKVSDFMGALRLKAGKDFNLVADGWRPLWVTDFPMFEFDDEAQRYVALHHPFTAPAVDDIADLRANAKTAVSRGYDMVLNGNEIGGGSIRIHRPDMQSAVFELLGIGAEEAEAKFGFLLDALRYGAPPHGGIAFGIDRIAALMAGTESIRDVIPFPKTTGAQCLMTGAPSPIPDEQLAEVHVQVRPQKA, encoded by the coding sequence ATGCGTACCCACTTCTGCGGCCTGGTCGACGAGACCCTGATTGGCCAGACTGTCACTCTCGCCGGCTGGACCGACGTGTCCCGCAACCAGGGCGGCGTCTGCTTCATCGATCTGCGCGATCATGAGGGCATCGTGCAGGTGACGGTGGAGGTGGACAACGCGCAGGTGTTCGCCGTGGCCGCAAGCCTGGGCTACGAGGACGTGCTGCAGGTGGAAGGCGTGGTGCGTGCCCGCCATGCGCCCAACGAGAAGATCCGCACCGGCAAGGTGGAGGTGATCGCCACCGCCATCACCGTGCTGAACAAGGCCGAGCCGCTGCCGTTCCACGCCCACGAGAACCCGGGCGAGGAAACCCGCCTCAAGTACCGCTACCTGGACCTGCGCCGCCCGGAAATGCAGCGCATGCAGCGCACCCGCATCAAGCTGGTGCAGGCGCTGCGCCGCCACCTCGATGGCCAGGGCTTCCAGGACATCGAGACCCCGATCCTGACCAAGGCCACCCCGGAAGGTGCGCGTGACTTCCTGGTGCCGGCGCGCATGCACCCGGGCGAGTTCTACGCCCTGCCGCAGAGCCCGCAGCTGTTCAAGCAGATCCTGATGGTGGCCGGCTTCGACCGCTACTACCAGATCGCCCGCTGCTTCCGCGACGAAGCCCTGCGTGCCGACCGCCAGCTGGAGTTCACCCAGCTGGACATGGAATTCGCCTTCGTGCGCGAGCGCGACGTGCAGGACTTCGTCGAAGGCATGATCCGCGCCATCTTCAAGGAAGTGGTCGACGTCGAGCTGGACGCCAGCTTCCCGCGCATGACCTGGGCCGAGGCCATGCGCCGCTACGGCTCGGACAAGCCGGACCTGCGCATCGCGCTGGAACTGGTGGACGTGGCCGAACTGGTCAAGGACAGTGAATTCCCGGTGTTCACCGGCCCGGCCAACGATGCCGACGGCCGCGTGGCCGCGCTGCGCATTCCCGGCGGTGCCGTGCTCAGCCGCAAGCAGATCGACGAATACGCCGCCCACGCCGCCAAGTACGGTGCCAAGGGCCTGGCCTACATCAAGATCGCCGACAACGGCGAAGTCAGCTCGCCGATCCAGAAGTTCTTCAGCGAGCAGGCGTTCGCCGCGCTGGTGGCCCATGTCGGCGCCGGCAACGGCGACATCGTGTTCTTCGGCGCCGGTGGCTACAACAAGGTGTCCGACTTCATGGGCGCCCTGCGCCTGAAGGCCGGCAAGGACTTCAACCTGGTTGCCGACGGCTGGCGCCCGCTGTGGGTCACCGATTTCCCGATGTTCGAGTTCGACGACGAAGCCCAGCGCTACGTCGCCCTGCATCACCCCTTCACCGCGCCGGCGGTGGACGACATCGCCGATCTGCGCGCCAACGCGAAGACCGCCGTCTCGCGCGGCTATGACATGGTGCTCAACGGCAATGAGATCGGCGGCGGTTCGATCCGTATCCACCGCCCGGACATGCAGAGCGCGGTGTTCGAACTGCTGGGCATCGGTGCCGAAGAGGCCGAGGCCAAGTTCGGCTTCCTGCTCGACGCGCTGCGCTACGGCGCGCCGCCGCACGGTGGCATCGCCTTCGGCATCGACCGCATCGCCGCGCTGATGGCCGGCACCGAGTCGATCCGCGATGTCATTCCGTTCCCGAAGACCACCGGTGCGCAGTGCCTGATGACCGGCGCCCCGTCGCCGATCCCGGACGAGCAGCTGGCCGAAGTGCACGTCCAGGTGCGTCCGCAGAAGGCCTGA
- a CDS encoding DUF3011 domain-containing protein, with amino-acid sequence MNRWNLACVAIALAWLAWPAPPAAAQDRGSGVVRCESQNNRERVCSTGWRNARLVRQLSGSPCEEGRTWGTRNGSLWVNSGCRAEFVEAGGWGGGGGWGGNPGQDRTVRCESQSNRQQLCPVGWRNARLVRQLSDTRCVEGQNWGVRNGSLWVDRGCRAEFAEARGGWGGGGGWGGGRGDPNYTVTCSSNGNRQQSCDWDARQGRPVLQQQLSSSACVEGRSWGYNGGRIWVNSGCRARFGTR; translated from the coding sequence ATGAACCGCTGGAACCTGGCCTGCGTGGCCATTGCCCTTGCCTGGCTGGCCTGGCCCGCCCCACCGGCCGCCGCCCAGGACCGCGGCAGCGGCGTGGTCCGCTGCGAAAGCCAGAACAACCGTGAACGGGTCTGCAGCACCGGCTGGCGCAACGCCCGCCTGGTCCGCCAGCTGTCCGGCTCCCCCTGCGAGGAAGGACGGACCTGGGGCACCCGCAACGGCAGCCTGTGGGTCAACAGCGGCTGCCGTGCCGAGTTCGTCGAGGCCGGTGGCTGGGGCGGCGGCGGTGGCTGGGGGGGCAACCCCGGGCAGGACCGCACCGTGCGCTGCGAAAGCCAGAGCAACCGGCAGCAGCTGTGCCCGGTGGGCTGGCGCAATGCCCGGCTGGTGCGCCAGCTGTCCGATACCCGGTGCGTCGAAGGGCAGAACTGGGGGGTGCGCAACGGCAGCCTCTGGGTGGACCGCGGGTGCCGGGCGGAGTTCGCCGAGGCCCGCGGCGGCTGGGGCGGCGGTGGGGGCTGGGGCGGTGGCCGGGGCGATCCCAACTACACCGTCACCTGTTCGAGCAACGGCAACCGCCAGCAGAGCTGCGACTGGGACGCCCGCCAGGGTCGCCCGGTGCTGCAGCAGCAGCTGTCCAGCAGCGCCTGCGTGGAAGGGCGCAGCTGGGGCTACAACGGTGGCCGGATCTGGGTGAACAGCGGTTGCCGGGCGCGGTTCGGGACGCGGTAG
- a CDS encoding cation:proton antiporter yields MSHELVYLALIFALLVIPRALQRFSLPAPLTCLAFGIIAMLWLGERAHDAVIGLLATLGISSLFLFAGLEVDLAALRRGLWPLLAHLVIRTATLFGVGWLAWHYAGLQWQAAGLLALALLTPSTGFIMDSLSRLGLSEDERFWVTSKAIAGELLALAALFVVLQAGDPLHMALSSGALLAMLVGLPLLFIALGRWVAPHAPGSEFSLLVMVGMVAAYITYTLGVYYLVGAFIAGLVARLLHQRMPLLASHDNLHALRLFASFFVPFYFFNAGTKVPSQALSWEALGLGILITLVVLPLRIAVVWLQRRVMFGESFRSSLRVSLALAPTLIFTLVLAAIMRDRFQIPDVLFGALLLYAALTTLLPSLVFRTPFDVDPVEQEVAAQEDPAAATAPDAVAGPVPPTAAP; encoded by the coding sequence ATGAGCCATGAACTGGTCTATCTGGCGCTGATCTTCGCGCTGCTGGTCATCCCGCGTGCGCTGCAGCGTTTCAGCCTGCCGGCGCCGCTGACCTGCCTGGCCTTCGGCATCATCGCCATGCTGTGGCTGGGCGAGCGCGCGCACGATGCGGTGATCGGGCTGCTGGCCACGCTCGGCATTTCCTCGCTGTTCCTGTTCGCCGGCCTGGAAGTGGACCTGGCAGCCCTGCGTCGCGGGCTGTGGCCGCTGCTGGCGCACCTGGTCATCCGTACCGCCACCCTGTTCGGCGTGGGCTGGCTGGCCTGGCATTACGCTGGGCTGCAGTGGCAGGCGGCGGGGCTGCTGGCGCTGGCACTGCTCACGCCGTCCACCGGGTTCATCATGGATTCGCTGTCGCGGCTGGGCCTGAGCGAGGATGAGCGCTTCTGGGTGACCAGCAAGGCCATCGCCGGTGAACTGCTGGCGCTGGCGGCCCTGTTCGTGGTGCTGCAGGCGGGTGACCCGCTGCACATGGCGCTGTCGAGCGGGGCGCTGCTGGCGATGCTGGTCGGCCTGCCGCTGCTGTTCATCGCACTGGGGCGCTGGGTGGCGCCGCACGCGCCGGGCTCGGAATTCTCGCTGCTGGTGATGGTCGGCATGGTCGCGGCGTACATCACCTACACGCTGGGCGTGTACTACCTGGTCGGTGCATTCATCGCCGGGCTGGTCGCGCGCCTGCTGCACCAGCGCATGCCGCTGCTGGCCTCGCATGACAACCTGCATGCGCTGCGCCTGTTCGCGTCGTTCTTCGTGCCGTTCTACTTCTTCAACGCCGGCACCAAGGTGCCCAGCCAGGCGCTGAGCTGGGAAGCGCTCGGCCTGGGCATCCTCATCACGCTGGTGGTGCTGCCGCTGCGCATCGCTGTGGTCTGGCTGCAGCGCCGGGTGATGTTCGGCGAAAGCTTCCGCAGCAGCCTGCGCGTATCGCTGGCGCTGGCCCCCACGCTGATCTTCACCCTGGTGCTGGCCGCGATCATGCGCGACCGTTTCCAGATTCCCGACGTGCTGTTCGGCGCGCTGCTGCTGTACGCGGCGCTGACCACGCTGCTGCCCTCGCTGGTGTTCCGCACGCCGTTCGATGTCGACCCGGTGGAGCAGGAGGTGGCGGCGCAGGAAGATCCCGCCGCCGCCACCGCGCCCGATGCCGTTGCCGGGCCGGTGCCGCCCACGGCGGCGCCCTGA
- a CDS encoding MFS transporter, translated as MWRLTALLLGVALLLTGSGLLGTLLAVRGGQEGFSAGTLGWIMSGYFAGYFIGTFTAPPLIRRIGHSRAFAFHAALATMAVLLHPLWIDPLGWVLLRVLTGIALVGLYTVIESWLNAEPDAGRRSRVFSLYMMVNLSALALGQVVLLAGDAGAATMFTLTALLVCAAMLPVTATRLQQPEVPRVPRLTLGRLYALAPVATLAAGLSGLAMGAFWGLLPVYAEQIGLRDAGVPLFMLTAIAGGALLQWPLGRISDGHDRRLGLLVLSVLAAAVAALAAVPPLTQQLHVMFLLVFCYGGLVFALYPFAVAHMLDYLPTRDLLSGCSSLLLVHGVGAAIGPAVAGALMQRFGAPALPLYFTTVLLMLAVFTALRLLRHTRLRTHPATFRPMLRTTPAALELIPDPATEPGDTPIPTPKDVH; from the coding sequence ATGTGGCGGCTGACTGCATTGCTGCTTGGCGTTGCCCTGCTGCTGACCGGCAGCGGGCTGCTGGGTACGCTGCTGGCCGTGCGCGGCGGGCAGGAAGGCTTCAGTGCCGGCACGCTGGGCTGGATCATGTCCGGCTACTTCGCCGGCTATTTCATCGGCACCTTCACCGCCCCCCCGCTGATCCGCCGCATCGGCCACAGCCGTGCATTTGCCTTCCATGCCGCCCTGGCCACCATGGCCGTGCTGCTGCACCCGCTGTGGATCGATCCGCTCGGCTGGGTGCTGCTGCGCGTGCTGACCGGCATCGCGCTGGTGGGCCTGTACACGGTGATCGAGAGCTGGCTCAACGCCGAACCGGATGCTGGTCGGCGCAGCCGCGTGTTCTCGCTGTACATGATGGTCAACCTGTCGGCGCTGGCGCTGGGCCAGGTGGTGCTGCTGGCCGGTGATGCCGGTGCGGCCACGATGTTCACCCTGACCGCGCTGCTGGTCTGTGCAGCGATGTTGCCGGTCACCGCGACCCGCCTGCAGCAGCCGGAGGTGCCGCGCGTACCGCGGCTGACGCTGGGACGGTTGTATGCGCTGGCACCGGTTGCCACCCTGGCCGCCGGCCTGTCCGGGCTGGCAATGGGCGCGTTCTGGGGCCTGCTGCCGGTCTACGCCGAACAGATCGGCCTGCGCGATGCGGGCGTGCCGCTGTTCATGCTGACCGCCATCGCCGGCGGTGCGCTGCTGCAATGGCCGCTGGGCCGCATCAGCGATGGCCATGACCGGCGGCTGGGCCTGCTCGTGCTGAGCGTGCTGGCTGCCGCCGTCGCCGCACTGGCTGCGGTGCCACCGTTGACGCAGCAACTGCACGTGATGTTCCTGCTGGTGTTCTGCTACGGCGGGCTGGTGTTCGCGCTGTACCCGTTCGCCGTGGCGCACATGCTCGATTACCTGCCCACCCGGGACCTGCTGTCCGGCTGCAGCAGCCTGCTGCTGGTGCATGGCGTCGGTGCGGCCATCGGCCCGGCCGTGGCCGGCGCGCTGATGCAGCGCTTCGGTGCGCCGGCGCTGCCGCTGTACTTCACCACGGTGCTGTTGATGCTCGCCGTGTTCACCGCCCTGCGCCTGCTGCGCCACACCCGTCTGCGCACGCACCCGGCCACGTTCCGGCCGATGCTGCGCACCACGCCGGCCGCGCTGGAACTGATTCCCGACCCGGCCACCGAACCGGGCGACACCCCCATTCCCACCCCGAAGGATGTGCATTGA